Sequence from the Deltaproteobacteria bacterium IMCC39524 genome:
TGTACGGTTTGTCACCGAGTATGATTTCTTCACCTTGCAGGGAGTTGCCTGAACCTTTGAAATCTGGATGCGAAGCACCAACGACGCCTTGCGGGCCTACAAAGGCGACCTCTACGCCACCCATCTCCTTGACGTGGCTGGCAAACAGATCGTCCAGCAAGTAGGCTCCTACCAGGTAGCCGACAATGTTGTCCTGCAGGGCCACCGGAGTGGCGACGAGAATGGTCAATTTGCCGAGATAGCTGGTCAAGCCGGCCCGGGTAATGTTGCTCTCTCTTGCCTCGACGAGGAAAGGATGGCCTGTTTCGGGTTCTTCGGGGAGGGTGAGCCCTTCAGCGCTGACTCTCAAGATTGACTGTCCCGAAGTGTCCAGCACTTCAAGGATGTCCATATCGTATTGATCGTGAACGTTTTGGATCAGTTCACGCAACTGTTCGACATCCTGTGTTAGCGAGGCATAGTAGAGTGCGTTGACCAGGTCTGAAGAGCTGCTCAGCAGACTCAGGTAGTTGACCAGTTCTTGCTGGCGGCTGTCGGTACTGCGCTCGACAAAATTACTTGATTTCTCGGCAAACTGAACCATGCTGGTGCGAATCTGCTCTTTGGTAAAGTTGGAGAGAAAGGTCAGGCTGACAACCAGAGGCACAACGGCAACCAATAACAGAACGAGAAGTGTTTTACCGCGCAATTTCATATTTATCATCGTGAGAACCCCGAGTCGATGTAGGTTTGCTGAAGATTTAAATCACGCCATACTACATGAGCTTTGCTTTTGATGCTACCTCTGCCGGGATGGTTAAGCTCAGTTCGGCAGCCGCCCCTTTACTGGTTTTAAGAGAAACCTTTTTAGCTTCTCTGACTGGCAGGAGGTGGACCTGTTTGCCTTGCATCGTCTGCAGGGCATGAACGGCAACGAGTTTACCCTGCTCGTCCAGGTCGGCTTCGATGCCGATTAACGCTCCTTGTTCCACCAAACCGGGAATTTGTGAAAATACTATACATTTGTTGGCTTGGGCGGAGGTGATAATTGCTGAAGCCTGCAGGGCAACCGAGATGCTTTCAGTAAGAAAAAGAGCTTCAGTCTCACTGGACAGTTTTTTGCCGAGAGCTTGAGCTTCTTTAGGGTTGCGTGCATTCTCAGCTGCAACCTTGAATCCGAAAGCCTTCCCTTGCTCCTTGATTTCTGCAAGCTGTTGCTCAGAACCCTTTTCCCCTTTTGTATAGAGGACTCCAACTGTCTTCACTGGCTTGATTGCTACAAGGGCCTCTACCATTAAGCCAAGGTCGGTTTTACTGGTTGCGCCACTGGCGTCAGAGCCCGGAGCTGCGAGAGTCTTTACCACCCCCAGCGACACAGGATCGTAAACATCGGCAAACAGCAGAGGAGTGTCTTTTAGCGATTCTTTGGCGAGGCTGGTCGCCTGAGAACCGTAGGTGATAACCAACGTTGCACCTGCGGCTTCTGCGCGGCGGAGACTGTTGGTTAAAGACATCTTGTCAGCATTGGGGTTCTGCTTGAATATCTTTAGCTTGTCTTCGCCGAAGCCGCCGGCCTGCAGGACTTTGACCATAGACTCATGGACTTCCTGGTAGCGCGGCAGGTCGGCGGTGACGATGGCGGCAAGGATTTGCTGAGCACTGACAACCCCTGACGAGCTAACAGAGATGACAAGGCAGACGAGGGTCACTTGAATGATATTAAACACAAAGCGTTTCATAACAGTCCCTACCAAATTCGTGAGAGGCTGGCCATATAAGAGATGACCGAGCCATCGAAGATATTGCTGTCCTTATCATCGTAGTCATCGTAAGCAGCGTCAAAACCACAAGACCATTGGTCGTCGATCTGCCAGTTTATCCGAGCCTTGATGCCGTTCTGTCGAATGTCGATTTTGCTGATACTTTTTAACTCAGAGCTTGAAGCCGTTCCCGGAACAACAACAGGACCAAATTGTGTAAATCGAGTGAAATCAAGAGAAACGGTATCAAAGTCAGGCTCGTAATAGGCCTCTGAGCGTATGTGGTATCCCTCTGCACGAAAGGAGAGATTCTTTAGGGCCTGCCAGCTTGCACCTGCCGACAGGGTGTGTACCGTTTGCTCGTATTCGACATCTTCATTTTCAATAGTGAAGTTTAGAGCCTCATCCCCAGGTGCTGTATTCGGCTGAGCGCCGAAAAGCAGGTCCTGTTCTGTCTGGGTGGCAAGGTAGCCATAACTGAAATCAAGCGAGACGCCATCTGTGGGAATCAGCCAGCCGCCCAGGCTGACGTTCTGCTGCGTCCTGTCGCGGTCGAGGTCGAATTTTGCAAATTCATTGGGAGGGTTGTTGTCATCGAACTGCAAGGCAGTGCGGTCATCGTTTTTCTCGTCCAGCAGGTTTAGTGACGCACTCAGCCCCCAAAAGGGTGAAGGTGCATAGCGCGACGAGAGGAAAAGTTCGTAGCTGTCAGAAAACGATGTGCCGTAAGAAGGGTCGTCGCTGTGTCTAAGGCTGGCCCAGCCGCTGAGCTTGAGCGCGGATTTTTCCAGGTGGCGGCTGTGAAAGCCTATTTTCAGCTTGGTGATGCTTTCTTCATCAGGGAGTTGCCATGAGCTGTTTATCTCAACGGGGCTAGTTAATGAGCTGTGGTGTTCTTCAGGGAGGTCGGTGTTGTCGCGGTCAATGTCTTCCCGGCGCAACTCGGCTTTGACGGTCAGTCTGTTACTCGGTCTGTAGTTGCTGATGATTTCGTACCAGGCCCTGGTGAAATCGATCGAGTCGCGAACTTCAAGGTCGTTAGGGTTGCTTGTGCCGTGACCTGAGGCGGGGAAGCTACTGTTGTTGTCGTTGTCGACGTCCAGATAGCGATGCCGCAAGTTGATCGTCCAAGTTTTGCTTGGGGTGTAGGTCACGTTGGTCGAGGTTTTCCAGTAATCCATCTCTGCTTTAATCGGGTAGATGGAGGAGATGTCCGATTCGTTTTCACGCTTGCCGATGGTCAGGCTGGTGTTGGCGACCAGACCACCAGAAGGTGATGTGTTGGCATTGATAGTCACTTCCTTGACGGTGGATTCCGGGTCCTCAGTGTGCTCATACTCCCCGGAAGCCCTCCCGCGCCCATGGCCGCCGAACAAGTCCGTGGGAATGGATTCCCGGTCCTCGAATTCCCGGTAAAGGGCTATCGCCTCGAGATCGACGTAGCCAAAGTGGCCGTCAAGGCTGCCCTTGATTTCCCTGGTGACGCGATCGATCTTGCGGGTTCTGCTTTGCATGTGACAGCCGGTGCAGTTTTCGTCCGCGAAGCGCATCTGCTTTTGACCCGATTTTTCAATTTGCCAGTAGGCCAGGTTCAGGTGGGCCGGGTAGGTCGGCAGTTTTGCCCGGGCCTTCACTTCGTTGATGTCGATCTTTTGGCCGTAGTCTGCCATCGGGTCCTGATCCGTGTAGTAGGTTCGAACTTGACCGCTGAACACGCCGTCAGGGCGACTGCCTTTGACGGGCGCATGATCTGGATTCCTGTTGAAGCCGTCTCCGACGTTGCCGTTGTCGTATGGGATATGGTCGAGGTTGTGATAGAAGCGCTCTGTTCGCAGGTTCAGCCGTAATAGACTCCCTTTGTTGAGTGTGACTTCAGCGTTGAAGTCTTCATCACTGAGATAGTTGGAATCGACACTGAAATGACTTGACTGGTTGTCTTTGAAATAGTTCAAGCCAAAGGTTGGGCTCGAAGAGAAGCTCCTATATTCAGCAGCACGACCCGGTTCATCCCGGAGGCTGAAGGATTGGTAGCCGAGGGTTACCTTTGTTTCCTGAAAGACCATCAGGTCGTCGGCAATTTCGCCGGTGTCGGCAATGGCTTCGCCACACGAAAGCGATAGAGCGAAAAGAGACGTACAGAATAAAATGTATTTAAAAGGGTTCACAATGACCTCCTTGATTCCGAT
This genomic interval carries:
- a CDS encoding MtrB/PioB family outer membrane beta-barrel protein, producing the protein MNPFKYILFCTSLFALSLSCGEAIADTGEIADDLMVFQETKVTLGYQSFSLRDEPGRAAEYRSFSSSPTFGLNYFKDNQSSHFSVDSNYLSDEDFNAEVTLNKGSLLRLNLRTERFYHNLDHIPYDNGNVGDGFNRNPDHAPVKGSRPDGVFSGQVRTYYTDQDPMADYGQKIDINEVKARAKLPTYPAHLNLAYWQIEKSGQKQMRFADENCTGCHMQSRTRKIDRVTREIKGSLDGHFGYVDLEAIALYREFEDRESIPTDLFGGHGRGRASGEYEHTEDPESTVKEVTINANTSPSGGLVANTSLTIGKRENESDISSIYPIKAEMDYWKTSTNVTYTPSKTWTINLRHRYLDVDNDNNSSFPASGHGTSNPNDLEVRDSIDFTRAWYEIISNYRPSNRLTVKAELRREDIDRDNTDLPEEHHSSLTSPVEINSSWQLPDEESITKLKIGFHSRHLEKSALKLSGWASLRHSDDPSYGTSFSDSYELFLSSRYAPSPFWGLSASLNLLDEKNDDRTALQFDDNNPPNEFAKFDLDRDRTQQNVSLGGWLIPTDGVSLDFSYGYLATQTEQDLLFGAQPNTAPGDEALNFTIENEDVEYEQTVHTLSAGASWQALKNLSFRAEGYHIRSEAYYEPDFDTVSLDFTRFTQFGPVVVPGTASSSELKSISKIDIRQNGIKARINWQIDDQWSCGFDAAYDDYDDKDSNIFDGSVISYMASLSRIW
- a CDS encoding ABC transporter substrate binding protein gives rise to the protein MKRFVFNIIQVTLVCLVISVSSSGVVSAQQILAAIVTADLPRYQEVHESMVKVLQAGGFGEDKLKIFKQNPNADKMSLTNSLRRAEAAGATLVITYGSQATSLAKESLKDTPLLFADVYDPVSLGVVKTLAAPGSDASGATSKTDLGLMVEALVAIKPVKTVGVLYTKGEKGSEQQLAEIKEQGKAFGFKVAAENARNPKEAQALGKKLSSETEALFLTESISVALQASAIITSAQANKCIVFSQIPGLVEQGALIGIEADLDEQGKLVAVHALQTMQGKQVHLLPVREAKKVSLKTSKGAAAELSLTIPAEVASKAKLM